From the Bacteroidia bacterium genome, one window contains:
- a CDS encoding dockerin type I domain-containing protein codes for MNSRTMLLTVLLIGAMSAGLGAQTIATKPFVELQGTYTEITGTDICTPVGYHDDESYAVNIPFTFYYNANPHTVMYVTTNGYITFGSSQPYIYGQALNNNYDVVSPISRDLHGNYQGTITWAVSGTMPNRVMTVQWKDWMTYYNQLDKLNFQVKFYETSNMIELVYGDWITAATTNTGYVGIRSATAGDVQNRIGQWTGTSASTDGTIAKQYGGAVKPPVGYIYRFGCYVPQGSVAIAMTDALGSPMGYYTTPGMVYARYSIRYPLDQEYDVTITLKFFRIGDPGAQPAHTETFVVHKPLGVLDGVRGMNLNLPPSYYRVEATFSMWNNCLMYEDVKTETSTLFIAPGTQLCEVWPGDVNNDGVVNYGDRGALNKYIFDANLRTLWLHGPARYKIEGQTDPLVYLRWEGQPSVPWYTTEGCYMDADGNGVINNFDYIGVKMNWLRAHGMTPAKPAQRLAAATFDMEQNFPNPFNPGTSVRYSVPERSLVKLRVTDMLGRTVATLVDGCIEEGVSTAIFDSAELPGGQYFATVAMRGLESGLTFSKTIRMTLAR; via the coding sequence ATGAACTCGCGCACCATGCTGTTAACCGTGCTGTTGATCGGCGCGATGAGTGCGGGACTCGGCGCTCAAACCATCGCCACAAAGCCGTTTGTCGAACTGCAGGGCACGTATACGGAAATTACCGGTACCGATATCTGCACGCCCGTCGGCTATCATGACGACGAGAGCTACGCCGTGAACATCCCGTTCACCTTCTACTACAATGCCAACCCGCATACCGTGATGTACGTCACCACGAATGGGTACATCACCTTCGGAAGTTCGCAACCGTATATCTACGGACAGGCGCTCAACAACAATTACGATGTGGTGAGCCCGATCAGCCGCGACTTACACGGCAATTACCAGGGCACGATTACCTGGGCTGTCAGTGGGACGATGCCCAATCGCGTGATGACGGTTCAGTGGAAGGATTGGATGACGTATTACAACCAACTCGACAAGCTGAACTTCCAGGTCAAATTCTACGAGACCAGCAATATGATCGAGTTAGTGTATGGTGACTGGATCACCGCAGCCACAACGAACACCGGCTATGTCGGTATCCGCAGCGCGACCGCGGGTGACGTGCAGAACAGAATCGGGCAGTGGACAGGCACAAGTGCCTCAACTGACGGAACCATTGCGAAGCAATACGGTGGCGCGGTGAAGCCGCCCGTCGGGTATATCTATCGCTTTGGTTGCTATGTCCCGCAAGGTTCGGTGGCCATTGCCATGACGGACGCGCTCGGTTCGCCGATGGGGTATTACACCACTCCGGGTATGGTGTATGCGCGCTACTCGATCCGGTATCCACTCGATCAGGAATACGACGTTACCATAACATTGAAGTTCTTCCGCATAGGCGATCCCGGCGCGCAGCCCGCGCATACGGAAACCTTCGTCGTGCACAAACCGCTGGGTGTGCTCGACGGCGTGCGCGGCATGAATCTCAACCTTCCTCCATCCTACTACCGCGTCGAGGCAACCTTCTCGATGTGGAACAACTGTCTCATGTACGAGGATGTCAAGACCGAAACCTCCACACTGTTTATCGCGCCCGGGACGCAGCTCTGCGAGGTCTGGCCCGGTGACGTGAACAACGATGGTGTGGTGAACTACGGGGATCGCGGCGCGCTGAACAAATACATCTTTGACGCCAACCTGCGGACGCTGTGGCTCCATGGTCCGGCGCGATACAAAATCGAAGGCCAGACGGATCCGCTTGTGTATCTTCGTTGGGAAGGACAACCTTCCGTTCCCTGGTATACCACCGAGGGATGCTATATGGATGCCGACGGAAACGGTGTTATCAACAACTTCGATTACATCGGCGTCAAGATGAATTGGTTGCGCGCACACGGCATGACTCCCGCGAAGCCTGCTCAGCGACTCGCCGCGGCCACCTTCGATATGGAACAAAATTTCCCGAATCCCTTCAATCCCGGTACCTCTGTTCGATACAGCGTACCGGAGCGCAGTCTTGTAAAGCTCCGGGTAACGGATATGCTCGGACGCACCGTCGCAACGCTCGTTGACGGTTGTATCGAGGAAGGGGTGTCCACTGCGATCTTTGATTCTGCGGAATTGCCCGGCGGCCAGTACTTCGCCACCGTGGCTATGCGTGGTCTCGAGAGCGGTCTCACGTTCTCGAAAACCATCAGGATGACGCTGGCCAGGTAA
- a CDS encoding right-handed parallel beta-helix repeat-containing protein, which translates to MIHHKPRFVTVLGVTVFAMLLIAVPPSAVSQLSGTYTIGGSSPNYATFTAAAAALSAGVSGPVVFNVRPGTYPEQFTLPAVTGASAANTITFQAENGQAASVIVAFSSTTSANNFTIRFDGADYVTLKNMTLRATNTTYGIVIRFGTTNASTNNTVEGCVIEGINVASTSLEHSLVHCYQVAANHTNNTFRGNTFINGAKGIQLYGTGTTRYGGMIAENNIMQNQGEAGIYLWNVDNPTMRGNTINLSTTSTVTQYGLYLNTLYVGFLIEKNKIALMGGSGAKRGIQFWNSSIMPRGFIRNNFVTVNGGGSTSYAFYISTSGGKLIYNNTFVCTGTAASSRGAYIVIPRQEGLELLNNIIINHGNGQSYYTQGVTTTAPIFAQDYNVYWGPNPGTAIYWNAVAMPDINALRAASLMDANSIFKNATFLNESIGDLHLAGPSQNDTDLTGLVLASVTDDIDGDQRTVPYRGADEACYTKPEWYSYSLEDGNGLPPSYIVAPGTVFVRYNVNNPLDAATITITLRFYSVTDNSLVTTQSFQVNKPYGQAVDGLYPVSIPADLPPGYYRIEVFFNLMNSCALYVDRKAFPDRGVLVVAPGTNPCVVWPGDVNNDGVVNYGDRKDLNTYIYDSRMNSLWLNGPARYVAEAVSDPMAYVAWTPQAGAPWYTPLGCYMDSDGNGVVNNFDYLAIKLNWTRVHGAINPKQSDGVAVTGFDMSQNYPNPFNPATSIRLNIPERSEVTLRVTDMLGREVETLVQGSMEAGAHVLSFDGGSLPSGQYNATVSMTGKDSGLSYSRTIRMLLSK; encoded by the coding sequence ATGATACATCACAAACCGCGTTTCGTCACTGTTCTGGGTGTGACTGTATTCGCAATGCTGCTGATAGCCGTGCCTCCTTCGGCGGTATCGCAGCTGTCCGGTACATACACCATCGGCGGGTCCTCGCCGAATTACGCCACCTTTACCGCTGCCGCCGCCGCGCTTTCGGCCGGCGTGTCGGGCCCCGTGGTGTTCAATGTTCGTCCCGGAACCTATCCGGAGCAATTCACCCTGCCCGCCGTAACAGGTGCCTCCGCGGCGAATACCATTACGTTTCAGGCGGAAAATGGTCAGGCCGCGAGTGTTATCGTCGCCTTCTCGTCAACGACCAGCGCGAATAACTTCACCATCCGCTTCGATGGTGCAGACTATGTGACGCTGAAAAACATGACTCTTCGCGCCACAAACACCACCTATGGGATCGTCATCCGTTTCGGAACGACGAACGCCTCGACCAATAATACGGTCGAGGGTTGTGTTATTGAAGGAATCAACGTCGCTTCCACATCGCTCGAGCACAGCCTGGTGCACTGCTATCAGGTTGCAGCCAATCACACGAATAACACTTTCCGCGGCAACACCTTCATCAATGGCGCCAAGGGCATTCAGCTCTATGGTACAGGCACCACCCGCTATGGCGGCATGATCGCGGAAAACAACATCATGCAGAACCAGGGTGAAGCCGGCATCTACTTGTGGAATGTGGATAATCCCACCATGCGGGGTAACACCATCAACCTCTCCACCACCAGCACGGTGACGCAGTATGGTTTGTACCTCAACACCCTGTACGTCGGCTTCCTGATCGAGAAAAACAAAATCGCGCTCATGGGCGGCTCCGGCGCCAAACGCGGTATTCAGTTCTGGAATTCCAGCATCATGCCCCGCGGCTTCATCCGCAACAATTTCGTCACCGTCAATGGCGGGGGGTCGACTTCCTACGCGTTCTATATCTCCACTTCCGGCGGAAAGCTGATCTACAACAACACCTTTGTCTGTACCGGCACCGCCGCGAGCAGCCGTGGGGCCTACATCGTCATTCCGCGACAGGAGGGACTCGAGCTGCTGAACAACATTATCATCAACCATGGCAACGGCCAGTCCTACTATACGCAGGGCGTAACCACCACCGCACCGATCTTTGCGCAAGACTACAATGTGTATTGGGGGCCGAACCCGGGTACCGCAATTTACTGGAATGCGGTCGCAATGCCCGATATCAACGCCCTCCGCGCCGCAAGTCTTATGGACGCGAACTCCATTTTCAAGAATGCGACCTTCCTCAATGAGTCCATCGGCGATCTCCACCTTGCCGGTCCATCACAGAACGATACGGATCTCACCGGACTCGTTCTTGCTTCTGTGACAGACGATATTGACGGCGATCAGCGTACCGTTCCGTACCGGGGCGCGGACGAGGCCTGCTATACGAAACCCGAATGGTACAGCTACAGCCTGGAAGACGGCAACGGTTTACCCCCGTCGTACATCGTCGCACCAGGTACGGTGTTTGTGCGCTACAACGTGAACAATCCTCTCGATGCCGCCACCATTACTATCACACTGCGTTTTTACAGCGTCACCGATAACAGTCTCGTCACCACGCAGAGCTTCCAGGTTAATAAGCCCTACGGCCAGGCGGTAGATGGTTTGTATCCGGTTTCCATACCTGCGGACCTGCCTCCCGGTTACTATCGCATCGAGGTGTTCTTCAACCTGATGAATTCCTGCGCGCTGTATGTGGACCGCAAGGCCTTCCCCGATCGTGGTGTGCTCGTTGTGGCTCCCGGAACCAATCCCTGCGTCGTGTGGCCGGGTGATGTCAATAACGATGGTGTCGTGAACTATGGTGATCGCAAGGATCTCAACACGTACATCTACGATTCCAGAATGAACTCCCTGTGGCTCAATGGGCCGGCACGTTACGTCGCCGAAGCCGTGAGCGATCCGATGGCATACGTCGCATGGACGCCGCAGGCAGGCGCGCCGTGGTACACCCCGCTCGGCTGCTACATGGATTCCGATGGCAACGGCGTTGTGAACAACTTCGATTACCTCGCTATCAAGCTCAACTGGACCCGCGTGCACGGTGCGATCAATCCCAAGCAGAGCGATGGCGTGGCTGTCACCGGCTTCGATATGAGCCAGAACTACCCCAATCCCTTCAATCCCGCAACGAGTATTCGCCTCAACATTCCTGAGAGGAGCGAGGTGACCCTCCGCGTAACCGACATGCTTGGTCGCGAGGTGGAAACTCTGGTGCAGGGAAGCATGGAAGCAGGTGCGCATGTGCTGAGCTTCGATGGCGGTTCGCTGCCGTCCGGGCAGTATAATGCGACGGTGAGCATGACGGGCAAGGACAGCGGTCTGAGCTACTCGCGTACCATACGCATGCTGCTCTCCAAATAA
- the purM gene encoding phosphoribosylformylglycinamidine cyclo-ligase, with the protein MTYKNAGVDIDSGEELVRRIKGKVAATHGPRVLSNIGGFGALYDASFPEMREPVLVSSVDGVGTKLKIASMVNRHDTVGQDLVNHCVNDILTTGAKPLFFMDYFATGKLDTDVAEQVISGFAKSCGENGCALIGGETAEMPGMYAPNEYDIAGTIVGIVEKSAILNRNNVRPGDVLIGLPSSGLHTNGYSLARAALLPHFSLDAQFDDLGGTLGDALLAVHRSYLGPVYPLLSTGMIHGLSHITGGGIVGNTSRVIPEDRRLDIQWDAWTLPRIFSMIQELGEVPEEDMRRTFNLGIGMIIIADRDAVADLLPALEGEQAVIMGSVV; encoded by the coding sequence CTGACATATAAGAACGCGGGTGTGGACATAGATTCGGGAGAGGAGCTCGTACGTCGCATAAAAGGCAAGGTGGCGGCCACGCATGGGCCCCGGGTACTGTCAAACATCGGCGGATTCGGTGCTTTGTACGACGCTTCCTTTCCGGAAATGCGTGAGCCCGTGCTCGTCTCCAGCGTTGACGGTGTCGGCACAAAGCTGAAAATTGCCTCGATGGTCAACAGGCACGACACGGTGGGACAGGATCTCGTCAATCACTGCGTCAATGATATACTCACAACGGGTGCGAAACCCCTGTTCTTCATGGATTATTTCGCAACAGGCAAGCTCGATACTGATGTTGCGGAGCAGGTGATTTCCGGTTTTGCCAAATCCTGCGGTGAAAATGGTTGTGCGCTCATTGGTGGCGAAACCGCAGAGATGCCGGGGATGTATGCCCCGAACGAGTACGACATCGCCGGGACCATTGTTGGGATAGTCGAAAAAAGCGCGATACTGAACCGAAATAATGTGCGCCCTGGTGATGTGTTGATCGGGCTCCCCTCTTCGGGACTGCATACGAATGGGTATTCACTTGCCCGCGCGGCACTTCTCCCGCATTTCAGTCTGGATGCGCAATTCGATGATCTCGGTGGTACGCTTGGCGACGCTCTCCTTGCAGTGCATCGTTCCTATCTCGGGCCGGTGTATCCATTGCTGTCCACGGGTATGATTCACGGTCTGTCGCATATCACGGGTGGCGGCATTGTCGGAAACACGAGCCGCGTCATTCCCGAGGACCGCAGGCTCGACATCCAATGGGACGCGTGGACACTTCCGAGGATTTTTTCCATGATTCAGGAGCTCGGAGAAGTTCCAGAAGAGGACATGCGTCGCACCTTCAATCTTGGTATCGGCATGATCATCATTGCCGACCGGGATGCGGTTGCGGATCTTTTGCCTGCGCTGGAGGGTGAGCAAGCGGTGATCATGGGAAGCGTGGTTTGA